The Mycobacteriales bacterium region CCGCACCTACGAGCTGGCCGCTGGCGCGTCGGCCCTCGCGGTGCACTTCCTGTCGGAGGCGCACCGGCCGACGGCCGAGCTGTTCGGCGGCGAGACCGGCTTCGAGATCGACAAGTTCGCCCGCTGCGGGTGGTCTCCCGGTCCGGAGGGGCTGCCCGTGCTCGACGACTGCGTCGGCTGGTTCGTGGGCCGCATCGTCGAGCGGCTGCCGACCGGCGACCACACCCTGCACGTGCTCGCGCCGGTCGCCGCCGAGGTCCGCGAGCCGGGCGAGGGCCGGGTGCTCGGGCTGCGCGAGGTCCGCGACATCTCGCCCGGGCGCCTCGACGACGTCTGAGACCCTGCGGGCGATGCCCGAGAACCCCCGTGACCCGCGACGATGGCGGGCGCTGACGGTCTGCCTCATCGCGGGGTTCATGACGCTGCTCGACGTCAGCATCGTCAACGTCGCGCTGCCCTCGATCCGCACCGGGCTCCACGCGACCGCGAGCGACCTGCAGTGGATCCTGTCCGGCTACGCGCTGACGTTCGGCCTCGTCCTCGTGCCGTCGGGACGGCTCGGCGACGCGCGCGGTCGGCGGATGATGTTCATGATCGGGCTCGCCCTGTTCACGGCGACGAGCGCCGCGGCCGGCCTGTCCCCCGGCGCCGGCTACCTGGTCGCCGCCCGGCTGCTGCAAGGCGTTGCCGGCGGCGTGCTCAACCCGCAGATCGCAGGCCTCATCCAGCAGCTGTTCCGCGGCGCCGAGCGGGGCACGGCGTTCGGCCTGCTCGGCGCGACGATCGGCATCTCCACCGCGGTCGGCCCGCTGCTGGGCGGCGCCATCATCAACGCCGCCGGCGCGAGCGAGGGGTGGCGCTGGATCTTCTACGTCAACGTGCCCGTCGGGCTCGCCGCGCTGCCGCTCGCCCACCGGCTGATCCCACCGACCGAGCGCCAGCCGCAGCACGGCCGCAACCTCGACCCGGTCGGCGTCGGGCTGCTCGGGCTCGGCGTCGTACTCCTGCTGCTGCCGCTCGTCGAGGAGCAGACGTGGCACGGCACGGCGAAGTGGGCGCTGCTGCCCGTCGCCGCCCTGGTCCTGGGCGGCTTCGTCGTGTGGGAGCACCGCTACCGGCGGCGGGGCAACCAGCCCGTGGCGGACCTCGAGCTGTTCCGCGTGCGCTCCTACGGCCTCGGTTGCGCGCTGGCGCTGGTCTACTTCGCCGGCTTCACGTCGGTGTTCTTCACCTACACGCTCTACGTGCAGCAGGGCCTGCACTACAGCGCGCTGATGGCCGGCGCCGCGGTCACGCCCTTCGCGCTCGGCTCCGCGGTGTCGGCGGCGGTCGGCGGCCGCACGGTCGACCGCTACGGCCGACCGCTGGTGGCGCTCGGGCTGGTGCTGGTCGTGGTCGGCATCGCGGCGACCTGGGTCGCGGTCGAGGCGGTCCCCGGGCACGCCGTCGGCCTGGCGACCGCGGCGCCGCTGCTGGTCGCCGGCATCGGCAGCGGGCTGGTGATCTCGCCGAACCAGACGCTCACCCTGGCGAAGGTGCCCGTGCACGGCGGCGGCAGTGCCGCCGGCGTGCTGCAGACGGGACAGCGCGTCGGTACGGCGATCGGCATCGCCGCCGTCGGCTCGGTGTTCTTCTCGACGGTCGCGTCGACCCACGGGCACTGGGCCTCGGCCTTCCGCGACGGCTTGCTCGTGGTGCTCGCACTTCTCGTCGTCTCGCTGGGCATCGCGGTCGCCGACCTGCTCGCGCCGCACCGCCGCCTCGCGCCCTAGCGCCGGTCGTATCAGAACCGCGGGGCCCCGGCTCTCCTCAATGCGGGCGGAACCACACCGGCATGCGGGTGAGAGCACTGGACCTCCGGCAGCGATGGCGTCATCCGGACGCCGCACCGGCTCTGCTGGTGGCGATCGTCGTCGTGCTCGCGGCCCTGACCGGGTCGGGGGCGCTGCTCGGCTCGTCGGACCCGACGATCGCCGCTGCGGGTGACATCGCCTGCAGCCCCAACGAGATCAACCATGCCCGGGGCGACCGCACCCAGTGCGCCGAGGTCGCGACCGCCGCACTGCTGGCCCGGCTGCACCCCACCGCCGTGCTGACCCTGGGCGACGACCAGTACTACTGCGGCAACCTCGGCGACTTCGCCGACGCCTACGCGCCGTCGTGGGGGCGCGACCTGGCGATCACGCACCCGGCGGTCGGCAACCACGAGTACGGCACCGGCTGCGGGCGCGACAGCGCAACGGGGTACTTCACCTACTTCGGCAAGCGGGCCGGCCACGTGAACGAGGGCTGGTACAGCTACGACCTCGGCAGCTGGCACGTCATCGCGCTGAACTCGGAGTGCAGCTACGGCAAGGGTCCGGCCGACTTCGGCGGCTGCGGGGCCGGCAGCCCGGAGTACCACTGGCTCGCCGACGACCTCGCCGGCGACCGGGCGGCCTGCACGCTGGTCTACTGGCACGAGCCGCGCTTCTCCTCCGGCGAGCACGGCGACGACGTCGCGATGACGTCGATCTGGAACCTCCTCGTCGCCGCGCACGCCGACGTCGTGCTCAACGGCCACGCGCACGTCTACGAGCGGTTCGCCCCGGCGGGGGCGACGACTCAGGCCACCGGGCCGCGGAACGGGGTATTCCAGGACCCGAGCCCGGACCCGGCCGGGATCCGCGAGTTCGTGGTCGGCACCGGCGGGCGCAACCACGGCACGTTCGCGCACCCGGCGCTGCGCGGCGAGGTGGTGCGCGACGCCACGACGTTCGGCGTCCTCGAGATGCACCTGCACCCGGACGGCTACGACTGGCGCTTCGTACCGGTCGCGGGCGGCGGCTTCGCCGACGCGGGCACCGGCAGCTGCCACTAGCCCGCTGTGACCTGGGTCACAGACCTCCGTTGTGCAGGCGGCCGGGCACCGATATAACGCCCGTTACGAACCGTTTCGACCCGGTTCCCGGCCCGGGCAGGTGATAGGTCCATGGCGTCGTCGGCGCGCGAGCAGCACCAGAACATCGATTCGCTCTCCGACCCGTTCGCGCGCAACGCGCTACGGGTCGCCTACCACGTCCGCAAGTACTCCGTCCTCTACGTCTGCGGTGCTCTGGGCGCGATCGCGCTGGCGCTCTTCCCGACCTACACCGGGAGCACCGGCGGCAACCAGAGCGTGGCCGAGGGCCAGGGCATCTACGGCAACAAGGGTGCCGGCGGCCAGGGCGGCGGCGCTCTCAACGGCACCAGCACCGTCACCTCCGGCACCGGCGCACCCGCCGGCGCGGGCGCCACCGCGGCAAGCGGCAGCGCGGGCGCGGGCAAGAGCGGCAGCCCCGGCAGCCAGGCCGGCGCCGCGGTCACCACGGCCACGTCGGGGACGAGCGGCGCCAGCAACCAGGTGCTCGTCGGACGGGGCGTCACCCGCGGCGGATTCACCTGCGCCCCCGGCGTACGCCAGCTGCCTTTCTCCGTCTACGCCGACCCGTGCGTCGCGAAGTACACCGGCAGCAACGGCGGCAGCACCTGGAACGGCGTCACCGCCAAGACGATCACGATCGCGATCCGGCACACGTCCGACTCCACCGGCGCCAACGAGCAGGCGACCAACGCGGAGAGCGAGGCCGCGGGCGGTCAGACCTACGAGACGTCGGAGAGCTACATCAAGGCGGTCACCGCCTACCTCAACAAGACGATCGAGCTCTACGGCCGGCAGGTGAAGCTCGTCGACTACAGCGGTCAGGGCAACTACACCAACGAGGAGCTCGACACCGGGCAGGCGGCCGCCTGCGCCGACGCCGACGCCGAGGCGACCAGCGTCCACGCGTTCATGGGCGTCGACTTCGAAGGGCTCTACGAGTGGGGGCCGTTCGCCGAGTGCGCCGCTCGCTACAAGATGATGACCCCGCAGGGCGCGCCGTACTTCCCGGAGTCCTACTACAAGAAGTACGACCCCTACGTCTGGGCGACGACGATGAACTGCTCGATGATCGCCGACGAGGTGGGCGAGTTCATCGGCAAGCAGATCGCACCGTTCCCGGCGAAGTTCGCCGGCACCGACGGCGCGACCAACCTGCAGAACGCGCCGCGGAAGTTCGGCACCTACGTGCCGAACAACGCGGAGTACCAGGAGTGCGTCAACCAGACGCTGCAGATCGACGAGAACCAGTACCACGTCGCGAAGAACCGCGAGGACCAGTACAACTACGCGCTCGACATCTCGCAGTTCCCCAACGACACGCAGCGCGCAGCGATCCAGTTCGCGGCGAACAAGGACACCACGATCGTGCTGGCCTGCGACCCGATCTCGCCGATCTTCCTGACCAAGGACGCGTTCAACCAGGGCTACCACCCCGAGTGGCTGATCATCGGCGTCGCGTTCGACGACACCGACAACTGGGCGCAGCTGTGGGACCAGGACGAGGTCAACGGGCACCTGTTCGGGTTGTCGCAGGCGGCCTCGACCGACGAGCTGCTCAACCCCAACGGTGAGGCCGGCAAGGCGCTGAAGGCCGCGGGTGTCCCGTTCAACATCACGTCCGTCACCGACTACTACGAGATGTTGTCGATCTTCGACCAGCTGCAGGCCGCCGGGCCCGACCTGACCCCGGCCAACGTCGCCGCCGGTACGCACGGCCTGCCCGTCGGCGGGCCGGGTGCGTTCGGCACCTGGTACTACGGCCAGACGCACACCGCGATCGTCGACTCGCGCGAGGTCTACTGGCTCGGCAACCAGACCTCGAAGGCCGACGGGCGGCCCGGCACCTACGTGCCGATCTACAAGGGCAAACGGTTCCGGGCGGGCCAGTTCCCGACCGGCCAGCCGCCGTTCTACCAGTGATCCCGCGCCCCCGGCTGCCGCTGCCGCCCGTGCAGCTGCAGCCGGCCACCTCGCGGCTGACCGGCGCGGCCTCCACCGCGGCGGCCGCCGCCACCGCGACCCCCCGCCGGCGCGGGGCGCTGACCGTCGCCGCCGTCCTGGGCGCCTACCTGCTGGCGCTCGGTCTGCTGCCGCACGGCGCCCCGCTCGGCATCGTCCTCGAGGGCACGATCCTGGGCGCCATCAACGCCCTGGTCGCGCTGACGATCGTGCTGGTCTACCGCGCCA contains the following coding sequences:
- a CDS encoding flavin reductase family protein encodes the protein MTPYERLLDRVDTPAVVVTTAVGETRSGCLVTFASPCSMEPPRFGVWLSTVNRTYELAAGASALAVHFLSEAHRPTAELFGGETGFEIDKFARCGWSPGPEGLPVLDDCVGWFVGRIVERLPTGDHTLHVLAPVAAEVREPGEGRVLGLREVRDISPGRLDDV
- a CDS encoding MFS transporter codes for the protein MPENPRDPRRWRALTVCLIAGFMTLLDVSIVNVALPSIRTGLHATASDLQWILSGYALTFGLVLVPSGRLGDARGRRMMFMIGLALFTATSAAAGLSPGAGYLVAARLLQGVAGGVLNPQIAGLIQQLFRGAERGTAFGLLGATIGISTAVGPLLGGAIINAAGASEGWRWIFYVNVPVGLAALPLAHRLIPPTERQPQHGRNLDPVGVGLLGLGVVLLLLPLVEEQTWHGTAKWALLPVAALVLGGFVVWEHRYRRRGNQPVADLELFRVRSYGLGCALALVYFAGFTSVFFTYTLYVQQGLHYSALMAGAAVTPFALGSAVSAAVGGRTVDRYGRPLVALGLVLVVVGIAATWVAVEAVPGHAVGLATAAPLLVAGIGSGLVISPNQTLTLAKVPVHGGGSAAGVLQTGQRVGTAIGIAAVGSVFFSTVASTHGHWASAFRDGLLVVLALLVVSLGIAVADLLAPHRRLAP
- a CDS encoding metallophosphoesterase; amino-acid sequence: MRALDLRQRWRHPDAAPALLVAIVVVLAALTGSGALLGSSDPTIAAAGDIACSPNEINHARGDRTQCAEVATAALLARLHPTAVLTLGDDQYYCGNLGDFADAYAPSWGRDLAITHPAVGNHEYGTGCGRDSATGYFTYFGKRAGHVNEGWYSYDLGSWHVIALNSECSYGKGPADFGGCGAGSPEYHWLADDLAGDRAACTLVYWHEPRFSSGEHGDDVAMTSIWNLLVAAHADVVLNGHAHVYERFAPAGATTQATGPRNGVFQDPSPDPAGIREFVVGTGGRNHGTFAHPALRGEVVRDATTFGVLEMHLHPDGYDWRFVPVAGGGFADAGTGSCH